Proteins encoded by one window of Salarias fasciatus chromosome 1, fSalaFa1.1, whole genome shotgun sequence:
- the tipin gene encoding LOW QUALITY PROTEIN: TIMELESS-interacting protein (The sequence of the model RefSeq protein was modified relative to this genomic sequence to represent the inferred CDS: inserted 2 bases in 1 codon): MRGVLELSDPPEYESLEDDGLPPLPPPDSPGPGGPDDEEPFSNDAGEEADVSNWPMFLQPSGKAVKRPQPKLDSQRLISDRGLPALRXLFHDVSFRGKGHEAEDLRLLMQRMENWAHRLFPKLRFEDFIDRVEKLGAKKEVQTCLKRIRLDMPLTHEDFTGEEAELPDPPLSEDLDPFSRLVHSTRPPPRPRPLPRLHPRRGSAPRRGPALPD, encoded by the exons aTGCGTGGCGTCCTGGAGCTCAGCGACCCTCCGGAGTACGAGAGCCTGGAGGACGAcggcctccctcctcttcctccgccggACTCCCCGGGTCCGGGAGGACCGGATGACGAGGAACCCTTCAGCAACG ACGCAGGAGAAGAAGCCGACGTCTCCAACTGGCCGATGTTCCTGCAGCCAAGCGGAAAAGCCGTGAAGCGGCCGCAGCCCAAGCTGGACTCCCAGAG GCTGATCTCCGACCGAGGACTTCCTGCCCTGCG CCTGTTCCACGACGTCTCGTTCAGAGGGAAGGGCCACGAG GCGGAGGACCTGCGCCTGCTCATGCAGAGGATGGAGAACTGGGCCCACCGGCTGTTTCCCAAACTGCGGTTCGAGGACTTCATCGACAGAGTGGAGAAACTCGGCGccaagaaggaggtccag acctGTCTGAAGCGGATTCGTCTGGACATGCCGCTCACACACGAAGACTTCACAG gtgaggaggcggagcttcctGATCCACCGCTGTCTGAGGACCTGGACCCGTTCAGCAGGCTAGTTCACTCCACCCGGCCCCcgccgaggccccgccccctgccgaGGCTCCACCCCCgccgaggctccgccccccgccgAGGCCCCGCCCTCCCTGACTGA